One Sodalinema gerasimenkoae IPPAS B-353 DNA segment encodes these proteins:
- a CDS encoding GAF domain-containing sensor histidine kinase yields the protein MDSTLDLQRQVQVANLINKINTELSSTLELEAILNTTCRLLCQTLNCSRASVIVQEDGNRDTLVTRGEYINGEYPSQIGLKIEAQDNTHIQTLMSEDTPVSEREMLQFPGLGVKARDALESLQIKSMLAIATRYQGEVNGILGLHQCDRPRQWEAWEAQLLQGVARQLGIAIDRARLYQTSQEAAAQEAFLRLVTNKIRNTLDAQTILQTAVEGARRLLQADRVVIYQFQDDWKGRVVVEDVTESWRSVLGNMGADDCFSGEYAHLYREGRVRAINNIDTDLDLDACHANFLRNLDVKANLIVPILIGQNQEGDLPELWGLLIVHQCRGPRHWRIRESHLMLQLSDQIAIAIQQAELFARSQAQAERESLLRLMTERVRSTLDVPEILQTAVTGIRSLLDTDRVVVYQFINGQQGKWDGDVVVEDVRQPQWSIIHQKTCDDCFGGEHSQLYLQGRVRAIDDVANDPGLDDCHRQFLSSISVKANLIVPIVTKPTHCQQGQLYLWGLLLAQACDEPRQWQEGEISLLGQLAEQIAIGIQQAELYNQTKKQAQELQSTLDRLQSTQLQLIQTEKLSGLGKMAAGVAHEINNANNFIFANLHYVQEYGDSLLEGLASLNTDTAITLKEDLDFDYIQEDFPNMLKSMREGSERIHNVVRSLQTFSHLNEAEIKPVNLHECLESSLSMLRLRFHANLTIEKDYSQEMPQVACYPGQVNQVFFNLIENALDALDEQEQAGELRVRTEVLSEDWVRVSIADNGPGIAPEIRDRIFDPFFTTKAVGSGTGLGLSTCYQAIVQGHQGKLYLNEAFNSGTEICIELPVHRRDCT from the coding sequence ATGGATTCAACGTTGGACTTGCAACGTCAAGTTCAAGTGGCCAACCTAATTAACAAAATCAACACAGAACTCAGTAGTACCCTAGAACTTGAAGCGATTCTGAACACCACCTGTCGTCTCCTCTGTCAGACCCTCAACTGTAGCCGGGCCAGTGTTATTGTGCAAGAAGACGGCAATCGGGATACCTTAGTGACCCGAGGTGAATACATTAATGGGGAGTATCCCAGCCAAATTGGCCTCAAAATTGAAGCCCAGGATAACACCCATATTCAGACGTTAATGTCTGAAGATACACCGGTTAGTGAGCGAGAAATGCTCCAATTTCCTGGATTAGGGGTTAAAGCCCGAGACGCCCTGGAGTCCCTACAAATCAAGTCCATGTTGGCCATCGCCACCCGTTATCAGGGTGAAGTCAACGGTATTCTTGGCCTGCATCAATGCGATCGCCCTCGCCAATGGGAAGCCTGGGAAGCCCAACTCTTGCAAGGGGTGGCCCGTCAATTAGGGATTGCTATTGATCGGGCCCGCTTATACCAAACCAGTCAGGAGGCGGCCGCCCAAGAAGCCTTTTTGCGGTTAGTCACCAACAAAATTCGGAATACCCTCGATGCTCAGACAATCCTGCAAACAGCCGTTGAAGGAGCGCGCCGTCTGCTTCAGGCCGATCGCGTTGTCATCTATCAGTTTCAGGATGACTGGAAAGGTCGAGTTGTCGTTGAAGATGTGACCGAGTCTTGGAGATCTGTCCTCGGAAATATGGGAGCCGATGATTGTTTCTCTGGGGAATATGCCCATTTATATCGAGAAGGACGAGTCCGGGCCATCAATAACATTGACACCGACTTAGATTTAGATGCGTGTCATGCCAACTTCTTGAGAAATTTGGATGTTAAAGCCAATTTAATTGTTCCAATTCTCATCGGTCAAAATCAAGAAGGAGATCTCCCAGAACTTTGGGGGCTTCTGATTGTGCATCAATGTAGGGGTCCCCGCCATTGGCGTATTCGGGAAAGCCATTTAATGTTGCAACTGTCGGATCAGATTGCGATCGCCATTCAACAAGCAGAATTATTTGCCCGTTCTCAGGCCCAGGCTGAACGAGAATCCCTCTTACGGCTCATGACTGAGCGAGTGCGGAGTACCTTAGACGTGCCAGAAATTCTACAAACGGCTGTGACCGGTATCCGAAGTCTATTAGATACTGATCGCGTGGTGGTGTATCAGTTTATCAACGGTCAACAGGGGAAATGGGATGGGGATGTAGTGGTTGAGGATGTTCGCCAGCCTCAATGGTCGATTATTCATCAAAAAACCTGTGATGATTGTTTTGGTGGAGAACATAGTCAACTCTATCTACAAGGGCGAGTTCGCGCCATTGATGATGTTGCCAATGACCCCGGACTTGACGACTGTCATCGTCAGTTTTTAAGTAGTATTTCGGTCAAGGCCAACTTGATTGTTCCCATTGTCACCAAACCCACCCACTGTCAACAAGGACAGCTCTATTTATGGGGATTACTCCTCGCCCAAGCCTGTGACGAACCTCGTCAATGGCAAGAGGGGGAAATTTCTTTATTGGGGCAATTAGCAGAACAAATTGCTATTGGTATTCAACAAGCCGAGTTGTACAATCAAACCAAAAAGCAAGCCCAAGAATTACAATCTACCCTAGACCGGCTGCAATCGACTCAGTTGCAGTTAATCCAAACTGAAAAACTTTCAGGATTGGGCAAAATGGCTGCCGGAGTCGCCCATGAAATCAATAACGCGAATAACTTTATTTTTGCTAATTTACACTATGTTCAAGAGTATGGCGATTCACTCCTGGAAGGCTTGGCATCGTTAAACACTGACACTGCCATCACCTTAAAAGAAGACTTAGACTTTGACTATATTCAGGAAGATTTCCCGAATATGCTCAAGTCCATGCGTGAGGGGAGTGAGCGAATTCATAATGTGGTGCGATCGCTGCAAACATTTTCCCATTTAAACGAAGCTGAAATCAAGCCCGTCAATCTCCATGAATGCCTAGAAAGTAGTTTATCCATGTTGCGGCTGCGCTTCCATGCCAACCTCACAATCGAGAAAGACTATAGCCAAGAGATGCCGCAAGTTGCCTGTTATCCTGGACAAGTCAATCAGGTCTTTTTCAACTTAATTGAAAATGCTTTAGATGCCCTAGACGAACAGGAGCAAGCCGGAGAGCTTCGCGTACGAACCGAGGTCTTATCAGAAGATTGGGTTCGCGTCTCTATTGCCGATAACGGGCCAGGGATTGCCCCAGAGATTCGCGATCGCATCTTCGATCCCTTCTTTACCACCAAAGCCGTGGGTTCAGGAACCGGCCTCGGGCTATCCACCTGCTATCAAGCGATTGTCCAGGGTCATCAGGGTAAACTGTATCTGAACGAGGCGTTTAACTCAGGGACTGAAATTTGTATCGAGTTACCCGTTCATCGCCGGGACTGCACCTAG
- a CDS encoding Ig-like domain-containing protein, whose protein sequence is MRYSSFAFSPSRLVVLDAGVDSVQSLAAGVRSGVEVLILRGDRDGVGQITEAIAARPGLQELHIIAHGCPGSLRLGNGELNLQRLRDTSSGVQAWGEGKEDWAIALYGCQVAAGDAGAEFIEKLHHLTGATISASTQVVGHSSLGGTWELDVQQGLGRVPAVVLDESVRRSVVEVFPTFDLGPSPANQVLAITRAQLLGLNGDTELFPEQVTTARGITLDFQAGTTFNYDPRNLDVFRALPEFQANNDDTFIIDELNFRASPDGTTFPNRTALIKIRGVNEAPVASNFSVGIGDPPILKTETFVVNNTGNSKSLRQNATDIDNDDDDLVFSGPDTSSRGATVTINEDGTYTYDPRNVDEIQRIPDGQTITDTFQYTVEDPGGLTNSGTVTVQIRGLNTAVVANDNEANVRRGESVTIPVLANDTNIEGGPITILDFQASTDNGGSISRSGDSLVYRAPNDFIGQDTFSYIAANLGGSDSANVTITVNTPPNASNVTAFSESAAQPIRIAVLDNDSDPDEPFGDTISVKSTDELPRRGGRLSILSTGEILYTAPSGYNGPNRFQYTIEDSLGATDTATVVINPPRAQDDSFRTRPDQVLRIPVLENDEVFSNVSIVAFDTEGLNEGSITRDGDQLVYVAKPGFEGFDYFEYTIEDIDGNRSTAMVEVLVSPSVRTPEEEEARRRDPENPFGNIGSTIQIPPIPDRGPNPTVDSREVPADSEDFVLIGDANANTLVARDGANNAIAGLEGNDNIFGGTGDDTLFGNQGNDFIRARAGNNLIFGGAGDDYIEAGPGNDTIYGNRGNDMIKGSSADDLIFGNSGVNRIDGGSGNDTIIGGVDPDIITGNAGNDIIAGGGGDDRIQGGDGNDLIFGNEGNDLLDGGRGDDTIYGGKGDDTIYGSAGNNRLKGDLGNDVLVSGSGADSFVLEVPDDGSVDLILNFSPDRGDKLVVLGGFDASDIIVQPSGDNSLIRIANTDITLAVLQSTPFDLIGPEDFVFE, encoded by the coding sequence ATGCGCTATTCCTCTTTTGCTTTTTCTCCCTCTCGCCTCGTTGTTCTTGATGCTGGAGTGGACTCGGTTCAATCTCTCGCGGCTGGGGTGCGCTCTGGGGTGGAGGTCTTGATTCTGCGGGGCGATCGCGATGGAGTGGGGCAGATTACCGAGGCGATCGCCGCTCGGCCAGGTTTACAAGAATTGCATATTATTGCCCATGGTTGTCCGGGGTCTCTGAGACTGGGAAACGGTGAGCTGAATTTGCAGAGACTGAGGGATACGTCTTCAGGTGTACAGGCTTGGGGTGAGGGCAAAGAAGATTGGGCGATCGCCCTCTATGGCTGTCAGGTGGCCGCTGGGGATGCGGGGGCGGAGTTTATTGAAAAATTACATCATCTGACGGGGGCGACGATTTCTGCCTCGACTCAGGTGGTGGGTCATAGCAGTTTGGGCGGTACTTGGGAGTTGGATGTCCAGCAAGGTCTGGGCCGAGTTCCTGCGGTGGTGCTGGATGAGTCCGTACGGCGATCGGTTGTGGAAGTATTTCCAACCTTTGACTTAGGTCCTAGCCCCGCCAACCAAGTGCTTGCAATTACGCGTGCCCAATTGCTGGGACTGAATGGCGACACTGAACTTTTTCCTGAACAGGTAACAACGGCACGAGGAATAACTCTTGATTTCCAAGCGGGAACTACATTTAACTACGATCCTAGAAATTTGGATGTTTTCCGAGCGCTTCCAGAGTTTCAAGCCAACAATGACGATACCTTCATTATTGATGAATTGAACTTCAGAGCCAGTCCCGATGGAACGACCTTTCCAAATCGCACTGCTCTTATTAAAATACGGGGAGTCAATGAAGCTCCAGTCGCCTCAAATTTCTCTGTTGGCATTGGTGATCCGCCGATCCTAAAAACTGAAACCTTTGTAGTCAATAACACAGGCAATAGTAAGTCATTACGTCAAAACGCCACGGATATTGACAACGATGACGATGACCTCGTTTTCAGCGGGCCCGACACCAGTTCTCGGGGGGCAACGGTTACCATCAACGAGGATGGAACCTACACCTATGACCCTCGAAATGTTGATGAGATTCAACGCATCCCTGATGGTCAAACCATTACGGACACCTTCCAATATACCGTAGAAGATCCCGGTGGACTGACCAACTCAGGAACCGTTACCGTTCAAATCCGAGGCTTAAACACAGCGGTTGTTGCCAACGATAACGAGGCCAACGTACGACGGGGTGAATCCGTCACCATTCCAGTTCTGGCGAACGACACCAACATCGAGGGTGGTCCCATCACCATTCTCGACTTCCAAGCCAGCACCGACAACGGAGGCAGTATTAGCCGTAGTGGTGACTCATTAGTTTATCGTGCCCCCAATGACTTTATTGGACAAGACACCTTTAGCTATATTGCCGCCAACCTAGGGGGAAGTGACAGCGCCAACGTCACCATTACGGTTAACACTCCCCCTAACGCCTCCAACGTCACCGCCTTTAGTGAATCAGCCGCACAACCGATTCGTATTGCTGTCCTAGACAACGACAGTGACCCCGACGAACCGTTTGGGGATACCATCAGCGTCAAGAGTACTGATGAGTTGCCCCGACGGGGTGGCCGCCTCAGCATCCTCAGCACCGGAGAAATTCTCTACACCGCTCCGAGTGGCTATAACGGACCTAACCGTTTCCAATACACCATTGAAGATAGTCTCGGCGCCACCGATACCGCAACCGTCGTCATTAACCCCCCCAGAGCGCAAGACGACTCCTTCCGCACTCGTCCTGATCAAGTCTTGCGGATTCCGGTGCTGGAGAATGATGAAGTCTTTAGTAATGTCTCCATTGTCGCCTTTGACACCGAAGGACTCAACGAAGGCTCCATTACTCGGGATGGGGATCAACTCGTCTATGTGGCCAAACCCGGTTTTGAAGGCTTTGATTACTTCGAGTACACCATCGAAGACATTGATGGCAACCGTTCCACCGCTATGGTGGAAGTGCTTGTCTCCCCCAGTGTGCGCACTCCCGAAGAAGAGGAAGCACGCCGTCGTGATCCCGAGAATCCTTTTGGCAATATCGGCAGCACCATTCAAATTCCACCCATTCCCGATCGCGGCCCCAATCCAACGGTCGACAGTCGGGAGGTTCCCGCCGATAGTGAAGACTTTGTTCTCATCGGTGATGCCAATGCCAACACGCTCGTGGCCCGGGATGGGGCCAATAATGCCATTGCTGGGTTAGAAGGGAACGATAATATCTTTGGGGGCACAGGGGACGATACTCTCTTTGGTAACCAGGGTAATGACTTTATTCGCGCTCGTGCCGGGAACAATCTCATCTTTGGTGGTGCAGGGGATGATTATATTGAAGCGGGCCCCGGTAATGACACTATCTATGGGAACCGTGGCAACGACATGATTAAGGGCAGTTCTGCCGATGACTTAATCTTTGGTAACTCCGGTGTGAACCGCATTGATGGGGGGTCAGGCAATGACACGATTATTGGTGGTGTTGACCCGGATATTATTACCGGAAATGCGGGTAACGATATCATCGCCGGTGGCGGTGGGGATGACCGCATCCAAGGAGGAGATGGGAATGATTTAATCTTTGGCAATGAAGGGAATGACCTGCTTGATGGGGGTCGTGGTGATGACACCATCTACGGTGGAAAAGGTGACGATACCATCTATGGCAGTGCTGGCAATAACCGCCTCAAGGGAGATTTGGGTAATGATGTGCTCGTCAGTGGCAGTGGCGCAGACTCCTTTGTCTTGGAGGTTCCTGATGATGGTTCGGTGGATCTGATTCTCAACTTTAGTCCTGACCGGGGTGATAAGTTGGTGGTTTTGGGCGGCTTTGATGCCTCTGATATTATTGTTCAACCCAGTGGTGACAATAGCCTGATCCGCATTGCCAATACAGATATTACTCTGGCTGTCTTACAAAGCACTCCCTTTGATCTGATCGGCCCTGAAGATTTTGTGTTTGAGTAA
- a CDS encoding pantothenate kinase encodes MIRLEYDSREEEVMSLAHQGDEREAWLAIALGNSRLHWARFEAGAIAAMGHSPHFRASETRASLAQRQWWSWLRSGMPLIVASVVPQQLQLLCQFLPETSPMYSLTTDSLPLQGLYPGFGLDRGLAGLGAGERWGFPVLVVDGGTALTLTGFDGGRSLVGGAIAPGVALQSRALWEGTALPQTHNSQDLGLPSRWALETGEAIRSGIIYTLLAGVEQFIQSWYQRFPDSAVVFTGGDGAMLAAGLGQLAPELGSDWQVDPEVLFWGMAAIWTHKKTVQNKQ; translated from the coding sequence ATGATACGTCTAGAATATGACTCAAGAGAGGAGGAGGTGATGAGTCTGGCTCACCAAGGTGACGAGCGAGAGGCTTGGTTGGCGATCGCCCTGGGGAACTCGCGCCTGCATTGGGCCCGGTTTGAGGCTGGGGCGATCGCAGCGATGGGCCATAGTCCTCATTTTAGAGCGTCTGAGACGAGGGCATCTCTGGCACAACGGCAATGGTGGTCATGGTTAAGGTCAGGGATGCCTCTAATCGTCGCCAGTGTGGTTCCCCAACAGCTTCAACTGCTATGTCAGTTTCTGCCTGAGACCAGCCCAATGTACAGTCTGACAACTGATTCCCTTCCCTTGCAAGGACTTTATCCTGGGTTTGGTTTAGATCGGGGCTTGGCGGGGTTAGGGGCCGGGGAACGTTGGGGCTTTCCGGTTCTGGTGGTTGATGGAGGAACGGCTCTGACGCTGACGGGGTTTGACGGAGGGCGATCACTAGTTGGAGGGGCGATCGCCCCAGGGGTGGCGCTACAATCCCGGGCCTTGTGGGAGGGGACGGCGTTACCCCAGACGCACAACTCCCAAGATTTAGGTCTTCCATCTCGTTGGGCTTTAGAAACCGGCGAGGCAATTCGCAGTGGCATTATCTATACGTTATTGGCGGGGGTTGAACAATTTATTCAATCCTGGTACCAGCGGTTTCCGGATAGTGCCGTGGTGTTTACGGGAGGAGACGGGGCGATGTTGGCGGCCGGTCTCGGCCAGCTTGCTCCCGAGTTAGGGTCAGATTGGCAGGTTGATCCTGAAGTGCTGTTTTGGGGGATGGCGGCGATATGGACCCACAAAAAGACAGTTCAAAATAAACAATAA
- a CDS encoding tetratricopeptide repeat protein translates to MAPILSLLLALLCSLGLLLGHPANAQAEPSLSDAVIEELEQISDRAREAAQQGNFEEAEALLNALIEQIPQNPALWSNRGNVRVSQNKLEAALDDYNHAIELAPEFPDTYLNRGTAYEALGRWSEAIADYNRVLERSADDVAAYNNRGNAKAGQGDWSGAIADYRQAMERAPDFALARANYALALYQNQQAEDALQEMRNLVRRYPQFADMRAALTAVLWEMGKRGEAESNWVAAAGLDGRYRDLDWVRGVRRWPPRMTEALENFLTLDNPAR, encoded by the coding sequence ATGGCCCCCATCCTCAGCCTACTGCTGGCCCTACTCTGTAGCCTCGGGTTACTTCTCGGACACCCCGCCAACGCCCAAGCCGAGCCATCCCTCAGTGACGCCGTCATCGAGGAACTCGAACAGATCAGCGATCGCGCCCGCGAGGCTGCCCAACAGGGCAACTTTGAAGAAGCCGAAGCCCTCCTCAATGCCCTCATCGAACAAATCCCCCAAAACCCCGCCCTCTGGAGTAATCGTGGCAACGTGCGGGTGAGCCAAAACAAGCTCGAAGCCGCCCTAGACGACTACAATCACGCCATTGAACTGGCTCCCGAGTTCCCCGATACCTATCTCAACCGAGGAACCGCCTATGAAGCCCTAGGGCGTTGGTCTGAAGCCATCGCTGACTATAACCGCGTCTTAGAGCGATCAGCCGATGACGTCGCCGCTTACAACAACCGGGGCAACGCCAAAGCCGGACAGGGAGATTGGTCTGGGGCGATCGCCGACTACCGCCAAGCCATGGAACGGGCCCCTGATTTCGCCCTGGCCCGAGCCAACTACGCCCTGGCCCTCTACCAAAACCAACAGGCCGAGGACGCTCTGCAAGAGATGCGAAATCTCGTACGCCGTTATCCTCAGTTTGCCGATATGCGAGCCGCCCTCACCGCCGTCTTATGGGAGATGGGGAAACGGGGAGAAGCCGAAAGTAACTGGGTAGCCGCCGCTGGATTGGATGGCCGCTATCGCGATTTGGACTGGGTGCGAGGGGTTCGTCGTTGGCCCCCGCGCATGACTGAGGCCTTAGAGAACTTTCTCACCCTCGACAACCCCGCACGTTAG
- the psbD gene encoding photosystem II D2 protein (photosystem q(a) protein) — translation MTIAVSRAPERSWFDVLDDWLKRDRFVFVGWSGILLFPCAYLAVGGWLTGTTFVTSWYTHGLASSYLEGCNFLTVAVSTPPDSLGHSLLFLWGPEAQWNFARWCQLGGLWTFTALHGAFGLIGFMLRQFEIARLVGLRPYNAIAFSGPIAVFVSVFLLYPLGQSSWFFAPSFGVAAIFRFILFFQGFHNWTLNPFHMMGVAGILGGALLCAIHGATVENTLFQDGEGANTFRAFEPTQAEETYSMVTANRFWSQIFGIAFSNKRWLHFFMLFVPVTGLWMSAIGVVGLGLNLRAYDFTSQEIRAAEDPEFETFYTKNILLNEGIRAWMAPTDQPHQNFEFPEEVLPRGNAL, via the coding sequence ATGACCATCGCTGTAAGTCGCGCACCAGAAAGAAGCTGGTTCGACGTACTTGACGACTGGCTCAAGCGCGATCGATTCGTGTTTGTCGGCTGGTCCGGTATTCTTTTGTTCCCCTGTGCCTACCTCGCCGTCGGCGGTTGGCTCACCGGAACCACCTTTGTCACATCCTGGTATACCCACGGTCTTGCATCTTCCTACCTCGAAGGTTGCAACTTCCTGACCGTTGCCGTGTCCACCCCCCCTGACAGCTTGGGTCACTCCCTGCTGTTCCTGTGGGGTCCCGAAGCCCAGTGGAACTTTGCCCGCTGGTGCCAACTCGGTGGACTTTGGACCTTTACCGCCCTCCACGGCGCCTTCGGACTGATTGGCTTCATGCTGCGTCAGTTTGAAATTGCCCGTCTGGTGGGATTGCGTCCTTACAACGCGATCGCCTTCAGCGGTCCCATCGCCGTGTTCGTGAGCGTGTTCCTTCTCTATCCCCTGGGACAATCGAGTTGGTTCTTCGCTCCTAGCTTCGGTGTGGCGGCCATTTTCCGTTTCATTCTCTTTTTCCAAGGGTTCCACAACTGGACCCTCAACCCCTTCCACATGATGGGCGTTGCCGGCATCCTCGGTGGGGCACTTCTGTGCGCCATTCACGGTGCAACTGTGGAAAACACCCTCTTCCAAGATGGTGAAGGTGCCAACACCTTCCGCGCCTTTGAACCCACCCAAGCCGAAGAAACCTACTCCATGGTGACCGCCAACCGGTTCTGGTCTCAGATTTTCGGGATTGCCTTCTCCAACAAACGCTGGTTACACTTCTTCATGCTCTTTGTTCCTGTGACGGGACTGTGGATGAGTGCCATCGGTGTTGTCGGACTTGGCTTAAACCTGCGGGCCTATGACTTCACCAGCCAAGAAATTCGCGCTGCTGAAGACCCCGAATTTGAAACCTTCTACACCAAGAATATCCTTCTCAATGAAGGGATTCGGGCTTGGATGGCTCCGACTGACCAACCCCACCAAAACTTTGAGTTCCCCGAGGAGGTTCTGCCTCGCGGTAACGCACTCTAA
- a CDS encoding PP2C family protein-serine/threonine phosphatase, giving the protein MEENLAKLYCPNPTCQAVNDERHEFCQVCRTPLPKRYLWAMVLRDPDDSQLSRDWDDLDLGEVWCDRYWHKGDRVVLDTRPGNFPDLPEVVPPQLEPYLRLFPYRWHVPQLYGRAGAPSQLKGRSIWLLDEAPIRCGPSGVWILQPSLKEKWADASPLRQLNWLWQMARLWQPCCQEGVASSLLDYDRLRVEGGMVRLSHLAADLHPQTLDRLGRFWSGLIERTAPPIQDYLNQLCHRLIEGNIKSDRQLITALERAIQKVGDRHRYQTRVAARTDRGPSRARNEDACYPVNGQRGSSEQYPLTLVCDGVGGHEGGDIASNLAIHVVEQQLRPFRDRRRPPERNHLLQGIEDAILKANDAISDRNNQEQRHGRQRMGTTLVMALAQKQDLYITHIGDSRAYLITRHNCYPITIDDDVASREVRLGYAFYQEALQRPAAGSLIQALGMGSSNNLHPTTTHFVIDEDCICLLCSDGLSDYDRVERIWQREIQPLLNHGTNLQQAVGKLIEIANSQNGHDNVTISLLHLSVEKKPTHLPSTQDLLNCLEKLPRSLPPDRDETVGFLGDEDDAETQTPTSNDLAPTEVQPTPKPNQRNWLRMTLLIALLAGVLGGVAYALSQQQGSDNGVTEPDAAPTAVPEEEGIAAELEDPTPIGVGDILRFNRPIELYSTPGTSAPPRTFPNENQFFIVETMQRPDSDSPEWLQLTPCSVLPFPVGGWVTLGNLKDAEFSLVEEIPPSCNDDRNDDE; this is encoded by the coding sequence ATGGAAGAAAACTTGGCAAAGTTGTACTGCCCCAATCCCACCTGTCAGGCTGTCAATGACGAACGCCACGAGTTTTGCCAAGTTTGTCGAACCCCCCTTCCCAAGCGTTATCTCTGGGCAATGGTCCTGCGCGATCCCGACGATAGCCAACTGAGTCGAGATTGGGATGACCTCGATCTCGGCGAAGTCTGGTGCGATCGCTACTGGCACAAAGGCGATCGCGTCGTCCTCGATACCCGCCCTGGCAACTTCCCTGATTTACCCGAAGTCGTCCCCCCCCAACTCGAACCCTATCTACGACTGTTCCCCTACCGTTGGCACGTCCCCCAACTCTACGGACGAGCCGGGGCCCCCTCACAACTCAAAGGGCGTTCAATCTGGCTCCTGGACGAAGCCCCCATTCGTTGCGGCCCCTCAGGGGTTTGGATCTTGCAACCGAGCCTCAAAGAAAAATGGGCCGACGCCTCCCCCCTGCGTCAACTCAACTGGCTTTGGCAAATGGCCCGTCTCTGGCAACCCTGCTGCCAAGAAGGAGTCGCCTCAAGTCTCCTGGACTACGATCGCCTGCGAGTCGAAGGGGGCATGGTGCGCCTCTCCCATCTCGCCGCTGATCTGCATCCTCAAACCCTCGATCGCCTCGGTCGCTTTTGGAGTGGTCTCATCGAACGCACCGCTCCCCCCATCCAAGACTACCTCAACCAACTGTGCCATCGCCTCATCGAAGGCAACATTAAAAGCGATCGCCAACTCATCACCGCCCTCGAACGGGCCATCCAAAAGGTGGGCGATCGCCACCGTTACCAAACCCGAGTCGCCGCTCGTACCGATCGCGGCCCCAGTCGCGCCCGCAACGAAGATGCCTGCTATCCCGTCAACGGTCAACGGGGCAGCTCCGAACAATATCCCCTAACCCTGGTTTGTGACGGCGTTGGCGGTCATGAGGGGGGAGATATCGCCTCCAACCTAGCCATCCACGTCGTTGAACAACAACTGCGTCCCTTCCGCGATCGTCGCCGTCCCCCCGAGCGCAACCACCTCCTGCAAGGGATTGAAGATGCCATCCTCAAAGCCAACGATGCCATCAGTGATCGCAACAACCAAGAACAACGCCATGGTCGCCAACGCATGGGAACCACCCTTGTCATGGCCCTAGCTCAAAAACAAGACCTCTACATCACCCATATCGGCGATAGTCGCGCTTATCTCATCACCCGTCATAATTGCTATCCCATCACCATCGATGACGACGTAGCCAGTCGTGAAGTGCGCCTTGGCTACGCCTTCTATCAAGAAGCCCTACAACGACCCGCCGCCGGCTCCCTCATCCAAGCCCTGGGCATGGGGTCCTCCAACAACCTCCACCCCACCACCACCCACTTTGTCATCGACGAGGATTGCATCTGTCTGCTCTGTTCCGACGGACTCAGCGACTATGATCGTGTTGAGCGCATTTGGCAACGGGAGATTCAGCCCCTGCTCAATCATGGAACCAACCTTCAGCAAGCTGTGGGCAAACTCATCGAGATTGCCAACAGTCAAAATGGCCATGACAATGTCACCATTTCCCTACTTCACCTCAGCGTTGAAAAAAAGCCCACCCATCTTCCCTCAACCCAAGATCTACTGAACTGCCTCGAAAAACTACCCCGCTCCCTGCCGCCAGATCGAGATGAAACCGTGGGCTTCCTCGGCGATGAGGACGATGCCGAAACCCAAACCCCCACCTCAAACGATCTTGCCCCAACTGAAGTTCAGCCGACCCCAAAACCCAACCAGCGAAACTGGCTGCGAATGACCCTGCTGATTGCGCTCCTCGCAGGAGTCCTCGGAGGCGTTGCCTATGCCCTCAGCCAGCAACAGGGGTCTGACAATGGGGTCACAGAACCGGACGCGGCCCCCACGGCTGTGCCTGAAGAGGAGGGAATTGCCGCTGAACTTGAAGATCCCACCCCCATCGGTGTCGGTGATATCCTGCGTTTCAACCGTCCCATCGAGCTTTATAGCACTCCAGGCACATCCGCTCCGCCCCGTACCTTTCCCAATGAAAATCAGTTTTTCATTGTTGAAACGATGCAGCGTCCTGATTCGGACTCCCCAGAATGGTTACAACTGACTCCCTGTAGCGTCTTGCCCTTCCCCGTCGGAGGTTGGGTAACCTTAGGAAATCTCAAGGATGCAGAATTTTCCTTAGTTGAGGAGATTCCCCCAAGCTGTAATGACGATAGAAATGACGACGAATAG